The Takifugu rubripes chromosome 3, fTakRub1.2, whole genome shotgun sequence genome contains a region encoding:
- the LOC101067090 gene encoding translocating chain-associated membrane protein 1-like 1, which translates to MGFRKKNKSPPVLSHEFVIQNHADMVSCLAMVILLGLMFEVTAKFAIMFITVQYNVTQVHDEKIESANLYEYGPKDVATVFFYLLIGVILHALIQEYILDKMNRRLHLSKTKHSKFNESGQLAVFYLFSFIWGCSILTAEDFATNPTFLWEDYPHTRMVFQVKFFYICQIAYWLHALPELYFQKVRKEDIPRQLYYICLYVVHITGAYVLNLHRLGLVLLVPHYLVELLFHASRLFYFSDENKQKGFTLWALLFVIARLLTLTLSVLTFSFGLPRIENQGFSLAEGNFNVLTVRMTCLAAICLTQAWMMWKFINFQLKKWREHSQNQATKKKTVSPKNKPHKRDPTRGGATNGVVRSEDRTSPRARKAKAS; encoded by the exons ATGGGTTTCCGCAAAAAGAACAAGAGCCCACCGGTGCTGAGCCACGAGTTCGTGATCCAGAATCACGCCGACATGGTGTCATGTTTGGCCATGGTTATCCTCCTGGGCCTGATGTTCGAG GTCACAGCGAAGTTTGCCATCATGTTCATCACCGTCCAGTACAACGTAACGCAAGTTCACG ATGAGAAGATCGAGTCGGCGAATCTTTACGAGTACGGGCCCAAAGATGTGGCCACTGTGTTTTTCTACCTGCTCATTGGAGTCATCCTTCATGCCTTGATACAGGAGTATATTCTGGAT AAAATGAACCGGAGGCTGCACCTGTCGAAGACCAAGCACAGCAAGTTCAACGAGTCCGGACAGCTGGCCGTGTTCTACCTGTTCTCCTTCATCTGGGGCTGCAGCATCCTCACAGCG gAGGACTTTGCAACAAATCCCACTTTCCTGTGGGAGGATTACCCTCACACTCGTATGGT ATTCCAGGTCAAGTTCTTCTACATTTGCCAAATTGCCTACTGGCTCCACGCCCTGCCCGAGCTGTACTTCCAGAAAGTACgaaag GAGGACATCCCCCGTCAGCTCTACTACATTTGCCTTTATGTTGTCCACATCACTGGTGCCTACGTACTAAA CCTCCACCGGCTGGgcctggtcctgttggtcccTCACTACCTGGTGGAGCTCCTGTTCCACGCATCCCGCCTCTTCTACTTCAGCGACGAGAACAAGCAGAAGGG CTTCACTCTGTGGGCCCTGCTCTTCGTCATCGCCCGCCTCCTCACCCTCACGCTCTCCGTCTTGACGTTCAGCTTCGGGCTGCCCCGTATAGAAAATCAGGGCTTTTCTCTGGCCGAGGGCAACTTCAACGTGCTCACTGTGAG GATGACCTGCTTGGCGGCCATCTGCCTGACACAGGCCTGGATGATGTGGAAATTCATCAACTTTCAGTTGAAAAAGTGGAGGGAGCACAGTCAGAACcaggctacaaagaagaaaacagTCAGTCCAAAGAACAAGCCCCACAAAAGGGATCCCACGAGGG GAGGCGCCACCAACGGGGTGGTCAGGTCGG